The genomic segment TTCAAACCTACTGAAGTGCTTAGTTCGGTCATAATAAGTTTGTTCTGCTTACCCTTCATTATTGATTTATATCTTTTGGTTGAATTATCAAACTCTCTTATTGAAGGATTTTGCCCAATCTTCGTTAAATGTCCTTTTTCATCAAGCATAAAAATAACATTGAATTTATGTTGCTCTTTTGCAGTACAGTTTAATTCAAGTGTTAGTATGCCATTTTCAAAAAATGACTCTCTTAGTATTTTAACATTTTCTTTAGTTGCCCTTTTAGCATAATCAATGTTCTCCTCATATTGTTCTTGGCTACGAATATTACCATCCGAGATTAAATAAGAAGATTTAACACTTTCTGGAACTTCTTTAGTGCTTTTATAAACTATTGGAACTTCTTTGTTGCAAAAAGGACAAAAATGAAAATCATTTAATTTATCATTTGAAAAAATACCTTTTAAAGCTTGAATATCAATGTTTTCCATAAAATGAGTTATATTCCAATTACCTGCGATCTCACCGTCATTATCATAATAAGGTTCAGCTTCCTCATCTTCTACAATAGATGTTTCAATTTTAATTTTGCTATATAAAGGGAAATCTAAAAGCAATGAATATTCTTTACCTATAAATTCATGTAATCTTACCATTGTAATCCATCCTTCAATTTATATTAATATAAATAATGCTATCACAATTATATATACTTTTTATTTTAAAATGTGCTAAATTCAACATTTTTTCTATCTCTGTACTTGTTTCTCGTGGACTTTCTTTTTTCATATAAAGCATATATTATGGAAAAGAGTAGGAGGTTTTTTCTATATGTCTACAAGACAAAATGGCTGGACAAAAGACGAAGACTTATTGTTGGCAGAAACAGTTATTCAGTTTATTAAAGATGGTAGGACACAGCTTCAGGCATTTGAAGAAGTCGGAAAACAATTAACAAGAACTAGTGCAGCTTGTGGCTTTCGCTGGAACTCAGCTGTCCGTAAACAGCACGAATCGGCTATTAAGACAGCTAAAGAACATAGAAAACAACTAAAAAAAGGTGTTAATATTGAGACAAGTGTAATAACAATTCAAGAGTCAGAGCAATCCCCTATTAAAAGTGGTGATGATTTTGAGCAAATACTAGCGTTTATTAAAGACATTTATAATAAATCCAAAATATATGAAGAACAAGCAGGTTTATTAGAAAAAATAAAAGAACTAGATGAAGAAAATAACAGGCTTCAAAACGAACTAATCTCTACAGATGAGGCCTATCAAGCCATAGTTGAATTAATGGAAAAAGCAAGGGAAATGGTCTTGTCCAAATAAAAGCAGCTGCCGAAGTGGCAGCTGTTTAGTATCTCTATGATGGTTTTAGTCCATCCTTTTTTTAATTTTATGTCTTGCTTGAAGTGAAAAATAAAAGTACTTACTAGCCTTTTCAAAATCTTGTCTTTCATTATGATAAGATGCTATTAAATCAGCATATTCTTCTTGGTCAATCCATCGTTCTTTTTCTGTAAAATAAGTGATGGCGGATTGAAGCGTTTCATCGTCTGCTTGGTCCTGAAGATATAATTCATTTAAAATTACGTATTTATAGTGATAAATCATATTATCATTTTCAATTGTTTCCGCTAGTCCTCTATAGCAATGATTTTTAGCTTCCTCAATGCTTCCATTCATCAATAATTCCTTAGTAAAAAGAAACCTTAGTTTAGCTTGATCCAAATGATATTCTTGCAACTCTAATGCTTTCCTTATGTATTTTAAGGCTGTAGTACTTTGGCATTGGTCACTGTATAAAAAAGCCAGGTTGTGATATGAGAGTGCTATTAACTTCTGGTCATCTAACTTTTTAGCAATTGAAAGAGCTTCTAATAATAGTTCTTCAGCTTCAACATGCTGCTTTAAATCAATTAAATTTAGAGCCTGAATCAGCTTGTACTCTGCTATCTTGTTACTTGGTGACTCCATATTCACATAAACATTAGTTTCATAAAGATTGATACATTTTTCGATACTCCGAATAGATTTTACTGTTTCTTCAGTATAATAATATACTGAAGCTAATCGGTAATAAAATGCAGATAACTCCAATTCATCTTTTATACTACTTAAATATACTTCAGCTTGAATAATCCACTCTAAGGAATTCTCATATTTCCCCTTAGTATATTCAATATTACATTGTGCCATAAAGTAGAAATACTTCTGTTCTGAAGTAATGTTCTTACTGCTCAATAACGCTGCCGCTTTTTGTAAAGCTTTATCTCTTAAAGAAGTACTTCCGAATAAGTGTTCATGTAGTGCTATATTAGCATGATAAAGCATCCCTAATTGATCATTGTGAAAATAGGCAAATTGCTCTTGTGCTGCCTGAACTTTAAAGAACATACTCTTTCCTCTATCATAATTGCGTAGTACACGAGTCCAATTTAAAAGTAATTCATACATTCTGTTATTGGATATAAAGGAAATACTCATACCTTACTTCCCTTCTTGATTTTTCCATATTATATCGCAAAAGAACTACTTACGCTTATATAAATCTCTAGCCTTTTTAAATTCCTCTAAATCAGGTTTCCAGAAGAGATAAGTGTGGGTATTCCCCTTCCCTAAAGTTACTTTCTTCATTACAGGTATCTTTCCATTGGTTAATGCAAATTGAAAGTTAGCTTTGGTCATTTCAAGAAACTCTTCTGCTTCAGGACGTAATAATACTTTCTCAATGGCTTCCTCTTTTTTTAAATCTTCATTTTGGGACATATTAATTCTCCTTATTATTTATACTTAATTATTATATCATCCCTTATATATTTGTGAAATATAACTTAATAATCATTTAACTATGCTATATGTTTATCTAATCCTTAATATGGTATAATTGAATTATAGATTAATATAGTTAGCCGGATAGTAAAAATAGTAATTAAGTAATATTCTATTTATATAATCTAATAAATTTAGAAAATAATAAGATAATAATACCCAAATTAAGTTTTGAACGGTAGTGGAAGAAGATAAACGAACAACTAAAATTGTTTCAGAAAAACTGATACAATTAATAATAAAATGGAGGTATGAAATATGGAAAACACGATAAAGCAAAAAAGTAGTCTTAGTAAGATTATTACTATTACTATTATTACTGCATTAGTAATAATTTCAATATTCAAAATAGAACTAATTGGTAAAGTTATCTTCTGGATACTTGCTGCAATTGTGGCAGCTGTTTTCTTTAAACGTGCAGCTTATACTATACTTGGAATTTCTCTAATTATCGGGGCTATCTACCTTATAGTAAAAGTATTTCAAATAGGACTGTAGCTTTATCGATTTACAAGTTTTTGGAGGGGAAAAAAAGTTTTTTAATCTTGAAAAGCTAAACAAACATAACCCCGACAAGACGGGGTTATGTTTGTTTAGCTTTAATTTTAAAATATAAGTTACTTCATCATTTTAAAAAATGACAATTTCACTATTTTTATTTTCTATTTTTCTTTCGTGACTTTCTTTTTTGCTTTTCATTTATGCGTTTACTATTTGGTTTCTTCTTTTTGTTCTTTACTGGAATATTTTCTTGATATATATTTTCAAGTGCAGGATAAAGACCCTGTTCCAAGTAGTAAAAGCTTCTTGTTTGGTAAACTAATTCTGAAAGGTTCATTAATGACTGAAATATATCCCAACAACTTCGAGTAAAGTCTTTTAGTGAAATAACGGGAGGTTGTTCATTACCCTCTTTACCTTTCGGGAAATACGTGATCTGCTGACTTTGTATATCTATTTTATATGTGTTATGTCCAATAGCATTTCTTAGTTCCTTATTTAGATGAGGATACACAATATTATCGAATGCTTCATTTCCATCAATAAAGCTTAATTTAATACCTTTAGATTTCAGTTTATTTGTATAGTCGTCTAAACTAACGACATCGCTCCTTATTTCTTTCATTAGTAAAAAATCACCGCGATATTTTAGGTTATTATAAGCTACTATAAGCTCTAACATTTCAGTGATAACCTCATAAACATCTACATAAAATTGCTTTAAATCCTCAAAGGATACTGTAGTAATACCTTTTTGATCTAATACATTTTCAGAAGCTTCTTTATAAAAATCCATACCAAAAACGGGAATCATGAACCTGAATTTCTCAGTGAATTGCTTAATGCATTCAAATATTTTTTCTTCGTTTCTATGGATGGAGGTAGAGAAGTGTTCTACTAAAGCAGTAAATTCTTTATCTTTAGTTTTTTTTAGATTTAAAATTTCTTCTCTAATAAACGTGATTTGCTTATTAAAGAAACTTTTACTTAATATATTTGATAATAACCCTACTATATTAATCTGTCGAATGGCAGTAATGTATTGTAATTCATTATCTAATGGAAATTTCCTATTAGGCCTAGTGACAGGGTAGCTGCTCTAGTCCGCGGGATTTCTTCCAATAAAAGTAAAAAAATAATAATTTTGAGAAGTATTGTTGATAGCTGTCTATGTTGAAATTTATACTGTTTATAAAATGACATAGCGAGAAGAGGGAAACCCTTGAAGAGAAATTGGAATCAAAAAGAACTCGATGAACATTTTAGTTTATTGCCAAATGAAAATCATTTAGTGCTGAGTAAGAAAACAAGTGCAAACCGTATAGGGTTTGCTGTCCTTCTTAAATATTTTCAACAGGAAGCACAGTTTCCTAACAAGAAGCAAGATGTGCCTAAAGATGTCGTTCAACATCTAGCTGATCAAGTAGATGCATCGGTTGAAGACTTTTACGACAGCTATGGTTGGGGTGGAAAAGAAAGAAGTTATACAGAACATCGAAAGGCAATACGCAATCTTTTCGGATTTCGCGAGATTACTGCAAATGACAATCATCTTTTCGCAAAGTGGTTAGAAGAACAGGTCCAGTTTACACATGATACCGACTATTTGAAAAACCAATCCTACAGTCTCTTTCGTACTTGGAAAGTTGAACCTCCTTCAGTAGGAAGCCTGAAGCGAATGATTGAATCTGCTATTGATCATTTTGAAAAGAATTTATATAACATGACCTATCAGCAACTTTCTCCTAAGACTTGTTCACGATTAGATGCATTTCTTGAATCCCATTCTGATGGAGGTTCCAATGTTTTTTTCGAAGCTGAAATTCCTGATGAAGAAAACAACGACAATTTAACATTTCGCCAGTTACTATCCTCTCCAGGCAAACCAAGTGTAAGTACGATGGAAATGGAAATCAAAAAACTATTAGCCATTCAACATCTTCAAATCCCTGATGGTTTATGTAAGCAGGTGTCTCCTAAACTAGT from the Niallia sp. FSL W8-0635 genome contains:
- a CDS encoding RsfA family transcriptional regulator; translation: MSTRQNGWTKDEDLLLAETVIQFIKDGRTQLQAFEEVGKQLTRTSAACGFRWNSAVRKQHESAIKTAKEHRKQLKKGVNIETSVITIQESEQSPIKSGDDFEQILAFIKDIYNKSKIYEEQAGLLEKIKELDEENNRLQNELISTDEAYQAIVELMEKAREMVLSK
- a CDS encoding tetratricopeptide repeat protein, with amino-acid sequence MSISFISNNRMYELLLNWTRVLRNYDRGKSMFFKVQAAQEQFAYFHNDQLGMLYHANIALHEHLFGSTSLRDKALQKAAALLSSKNITSEQKYFYFMAQCNIEYTKGKYENSLEWIIQAEVYLSSIKDELELSAFYYRLASVYYYTEETVKSIRSIEKCINLYETNVYVNMESPSNKIAEYKLIQALNLIDLKQHVEAEELLLEALSIAKKLDDQKLIALSYHNLAFLYSDQCQSTTALKYIRKALELQEYHLDQAKLRFLFTKELLMNGSIEEAKNHCYRGLAETIENDNMIYHYKYVILNELYLQDQADDETLQSAITYFTEKERWIDQEEYADLIASYHNERQDFEKASKYFYFSLQARHKIKKRMD